From Xiphophorus couchianus chromosome 23, X_couchianus-1.0, whole genome shotgun sequence, one genomic window encodes:
- the rnf212 gene encoding putative E3 SUMO-protein ligase RNF212 isoform X3 has translation MSSVVSAIRKNENVAVSEMLGGSLPGSHGRCLICSSQCQVSPLSDKSSSDVKALFSDIGVMATRHLTEISKVVAFQARHQKRLLNYYKQKNHKLEDMLVTIKQEMQQMGKKLNDQRAYIAKLEKSLQHHSLKAPSQIGSSPHTPHGNKSVLQIPYESPVFLPRHASATNIINVAFAESLWLKEAVMTAAWRSAAELMKCAFLCGSSQSLELEERSLFRKPVSAPRLSVMKALPEGRPGPATHWSYSQNPLTSHSAHSATVSRFSPSTPESYGQSSAWKSPQFKASSSFSHSASFLGFPPP, from the exons ATGTCATCTGTAGTGTCTGCTATCAGAAAG AATGAAAACGTTGCGGTGTCAGAAATGTTGGGCGGCTCTCTTCCAGGCAGCCATGGCCGGTGTTTGATATGCAGCAGCCAGTGCCAGGTTTCTCCTCTTTCTGACaaa AGCAGCTCAGACGTGAAGGCTTTGTTTTCTGACATCGGCGTTATGGCAACCAGACATCTGACAGAGATCAGCAAA GTTGTGGCGTTTCAGGCCCGACATCAGAAGAGGTTGCTCAATTACTACAAGCAAAAG AACCATAAACTAGAAGACATGTTGGTCACTATAAAGCAAGAAATGCAGCAGATGGGGAA gaagCTGAATGATCAGAGGGCTTACATTGCTAAGCTGGAAAAGTCTCTCCAGCACCACAG tttaaaaGCTCCGTCTCAAATCGGCAGCAGTCCTCACACCCCGCATGGAAACAAATCAG TGCTTCAGATTCCATACGAGTCTCCCGTGTTCCTCCCGCGTCACGCTTCAGCCACCAACAT aataaatgttgcttttgctgAAAGCTTGTGGTTAAAGGAAGCGGTGATGACAGCGGCGTGGCGTTCAGCAGCTGAACTAATGAAGTGTGCCTTCCTGTGTGGCAGCAGCCAAAGCCTGGAGCTGGAAGAAAGGAGTCTGTTCAGGAAA CCCGTTTCTGCGCCCAGACTGTCGGTGATGAAGGCGCTGCCAGAGGGACGACCAG GACCCGCCACCCACTGGTCCTACAGCCAGAACCCACTGACCTCCCACTCTGCCCACTCAGCCACCGTCAG CCGTTTTTCTCCGTCCACTCCGGAGTCGTACGGTCAGAGTTCAGCCTGGAAGTCGCCTCAGTTCAAAGCTTCGTCCTCCTTCAGCCACTCTGCGTCCTTCCTGGGGTTCCCTCCTCCTTAA
- the rnf212 gene encoding putative E3 SUMO-protein ligase RNF212 isoform X6, giving the protein MATRHLTEISKVVAFQARHQKRLLNYYKQKNHKLEDMLVTIKQEMQQMGKKLNDQRAYIAKLEKSLQHHSLKAPSQIGSSPHTPHGNKSVLQIPYESPVFLPRHASATNIINVAFAESLWLKEAVMTAAWRSAAELMKCAFLCGSSQSLELEERSLFRKPVSAPRLSVMKALPEGRPGPATHWSYSQNPLTSHSAHSATVSRFSPSTPESYGQSSAWKSPQFKASSSFSHSASFLGFPPP; this is encoded by the exons ATGGCAACCAGACATCTGACAGAGATCAGCAAA GTTGTGGCGTTTCAGGCCCGACATCAGAAGAGGTTGCTCAATTACTACAAGCAAAAG AACCATAAACTAGAAGACATGTTGGTCACTATAAAGCAAGAAATGCAGCAGATGGGGAA gaagCTGAATGATCAGAGGGCTTACATTGCTAAGCTGGAAAAGTCTCTCCAGCACCACAG tttaaaaGCTCCGTCTCAAATCGGCAGCAGTCCTCACACCCCGCATGGAAACAAATCAG TGCTTCAGATTCCATACGAGTCTCCCGTGTTCCTCCCGCGTCACGCTTCAGCCACCAACAT aataaatgttgcttttgctgAAAGCTTGTGGTTAAAGGAAGCGGTGATGACAGCGGCGTGGCGTTCAGCAGCTGAACTAATGAAGTGTGCCTTCCTGTGTGGCAGCAGCCAAAGCCTGGAGCTGGAAGAAAGGAGTCTGTTCAGGAAA CCCGTTTCTGCGCCCAGACTGTCGGTGATGAAGGCGCTGCCAGAGGGACGACCAG GACCCGCCACCCACTGGTCCTACAGCCAGAACCCACTGACCTCCCACTCTGCCCACTCAGCCACCGTCAG CCGTTTTTCTCCGTCCACTCCGGAGTCGTACGGTCAGAGTTCAGCCTGGAAGTCGCCTCAGTTCAAAGCTTCGTCCTCCTTCAGCCACTCTGCGTCCTTCCTGGGGTTCCCTCCTCCTTAA
- the rnf212 gene encoding putative E3 SUMO-protein ligase RNF212 isoform X1 produces MSYWVCCNSCFLCPSPERKLAVTSCGHVICSVCYQKGSHGRCLICSSQCQVSPLSDKSSSDVKALFSDIGVMATRHLTEISKVVAFQARHQKRLLNYYKQKNHKLEDMLVTIKQEMQQMGKKLNDQRAYIAKLEKSLQHHSLKAPSQIGSSPHTPHGNKSVLQIPYESPVFLPRHASATNIINVAFAESLWLKEAVMTAAWRSAAELMKCAFLCGSSQSLELEERSLFRKPVSAPRLSVMKALPEGRPGPATHWSYSQNPLTSHSAHSATVSRFSPSTPESYGQSSAWKSPQFKASSSFSHSASFLGFPPP; encoded by the exons ATGTCCTACTGGGTCTGCTGCAATTCCTGCTTTCTTTGCCCAAGTCCTGAGCGCAAACTGGCAGTGACGTCCTGCGGCCATGTCATCTGTAGTGTCTGCTATCAGAAAG GCAGCCATGGCCGGTGTTTGATATGCAGCAGCCAGTGCCAGGTTTCTCCTCTTTCTGACaaa AGCAGCTCAGACGTGAAGGCTTTGTTTTCTGACATCGGCGTTATGGCAACCAGACATCTGACAGAGATCAGCAAA GTTGTGGCGTTTCAGGCCCGACATCAGAAGAGGTTGCTCAATTACTACAAGCAAAAG AACCATAAACTAGAAGACATGTTGGTCACTATAAAGCAAGAAATGCAGCAGATGGGGAA gaagCTGAATGATCAGAGGGCTTACATTGCTAAGCTGGAAAAGTCTCTCCAGCACCACAG tttaaaaGCTCCGTCTCAAATCGGCAGCAGTCCTCACACCCCGCATGGAAACAAATCAG TGCTTCAGATTCCATACGAGTCTCCCGTGTTCCTCCCGCGTCACGCTTCAGCCACCAACAT aataaatgttgcttttgctgAAAGCTTGTGGTTAAAGGAAGCGGTGATGACAGCGGCGTGGCGTTCAGCAGCTGAACTAATGAAGTGTGCCTTCCTGTGTGGCAGCAGCCAAAGCCTGGAGCTGGAAGAAAGGAGTCTGTTCAGGAAA CCCGTTTCTGCGCCCAGACTGTCGGTGATGAAGGCGCTGCCAGAGGGACGACCAG GACCCGCCACCCACTGGTCCTACAGCCAGAACCCACTGACCTCCCACTCTGCCCACTCAGCCACCGTCAG CCGTTTTTCTCCGTCCACTCCGGAGTCGTACGGTCAGAGTTCAGCCTGGAAGTCGCCTCAGTTCAAAGCTTCGTCCTCCTTCAGCCACTCTGCGTCCTTCCTGGGGTTCCCTCCTCCTTAA
- the rnf212 gene encoding putative E3 SUMO-protein ligase RNF212 isoform X5 — protein sequence MSYWVCCNSCFLCPSPERKLAVTSCGHVICSVCYQKGSHGRCLICSSQCQVSPLSDKSSSDVKALFSDIGVMATRHLTEISKVVAFQARHQKRLLNYYKQKNHKLEDMLVTIKQEMQQMGKKLNDQRAYIAKLEKSLQHHSLKAPSQIGSSPHTPHGNKSVLQIPYESPVFLPRHASATNIQSLELEERSLFRKPVSAPRLSVMKALPEGRPGPATHWSYSQNPLTSHSAHSATVSRFSPSTPESYGQSSAWKSPQFKASSSFSHSASFLGFPPP from the exons ATGTCCTACTGGGTCTGCTGCAATTCCTGCTTTCTTTGCCCAAGTCCTGAGCGCAAACTGGCAGTGACGTCCTGCGGCCATGTCATCTGTAGTGTCTGCTATCAGAAAG GCAGCCATGGCCGGTGTTTGATATGCAGCAGCCAGTGCCAGGTTTCTCCTCTTTCTGACaaa AGCAGCTCAGACGTGAAGGCTTTGTTTTCTGACATCGGCGTTATGGCAACCAGACATCTGACAGAGATCAGCAAA GTTGTGGCGTTTCAGGCCCGACATCAGAAGAGGTTGCTCAATTACTACAAGCAAAAG AACCATAAACTAGAAGACATGTTGGTCACTATAAAGCAAGAAATGCAGCAGATGGGGAA gaagCTGAATGATCAGAGGGCTTACATTGCTAAGCTGGAAAAGTCTCTCCAGCACCACAG tttaaaaGCTCCGTCTCAAATCGGCAGCAGTCCTCACACCCCGCATGGAAACAAATCAG TGCTTCAGATTCCATACGAGTCTCCCGTGTTCCTCCCGCGTCACGCTTCAGCCACCAACAT CCAAAGCCTGGAGCTGGAAGAAAGGAGTCTGTTCAGGAAA CCCGTTTCTGCGCCCAGACTGTCGGTGATGAAGGCGCTGCCAGAGGGACGACCAG GACCCGCCACCCACTGGTCCTACAGCCAGAACCCACTGACCTCCCACTCTGCCCACTCAGCCACCGTCAG CCGTTTTTCTCCGTCCACTCCGGAGTCGTACGGTCAGAGTTCAGCCTGGAAGTCGCCTCAGTTCAAAGCTTCGTCCTCCTTCAGCCACTCTGCGTCCTTCCTGGGGTTCCCTCCTCCTTAA
- the rnf212 gene encoding putative E3 SUMO-protein ligase RNF212 isoform X4, with amino-acid sequence MSYWVCCNSCFLCPSPERKLAVTSCGHVICSVCYQKGSHGRCLICSSQCQVSPLSDKSSSDVKALFSDIGVMATRHLTEISKVVAFQARHQKRLLNYYKQKNHKLEDMLVTIKQEMQQMGKKLNDQRAYIAKLEKSLQHHSLKAPSQIGSSPHTPHGNKSVLQIPYESPVFLPRHASATNISQSLELEERSLFRKPVSAPRLSVMKALPEGRPGPATHWSYSQNPLTSHSAHSATVSRFSPSTPESYGQSSAWKSPQFKASSSFSHSASFLGFPPP; translated from the exons ATGTCCTACTGGGTCTGCTGCAATTCCTGCTTTCTTTGCCCAAGTCCTGAGCGCAAACTGGCAGTGACGTCCTGCGGCCATGTCATCTGTAGTGTCTGCTATCAGAAAG GCAGCCATGGCCGGTGTTTGATATGCAGCAGCCAGTGCCAGGTTTCTCCTCTTTCTGACaaa AGCAGCTCAGACGTGAAGGCTTTGTTTTCTGACATCGGCGTTATGGCAACCAGACATCTGACAGAGATCAGCAAA GTTGTGGCGTTTCAGGCCCGACATCAGAAGAGGTTGCTCAATTACTACAAGCAAAAG AACCATAAACTAGAAGACATGTTGGTCACTATAAAGCAAGAAATGCAGCAGATGGGGAA gaagCTGAATGATCAGAGGGCTTACATTGCTAAGCTGGAAAAGTCTCTCCAGCACCACAG tttaaaaGCTCCGTCTCAAATCGGCAGCAGTCCTCACACCCCGCATGGAAACAAATCAG TGCTTCAGATTCCATACGAGTCTCCCGTGTTCCTCCCGCGTCACGCTTCAGCCACCAACAT CAGCCAAAGCCTGGAGCTGGAAGAAAGGAGTCTGTTCAGGAAA CCCGTTTCTGCGCCCAGACTGTCGGTGATGAAGGCGCTGCCAGAGGGACGACCAG GACCCGCCACCCACTGGTCCTACAGCCAGAACCCACTGACCTCCCACTCTGCCCACTCAGCCACCGTCAG CCGTTTTTCTCCGTCCACTCCGGAGTCGTACGGTCAGAGTTCAGCCTGGAAGTCGCCTCAGTTCAAAGCTTCGTCCTCCTTCAGCCACTCTGCGTCCTTCCTGGGGTTCCCTCCTCCTTAA
- the rnf212 gene encoding putative E3 SUMO-protein ligase RNF212 isoform X2 yields the protein MSYWVCCNSCFLCPSPERKLAVTSCGHVICSVCYQKGSHGRCLICSSQCQVSPLSDKSSSDVKALFSDIGVMATRHLTEISKVVAFQARHQKRLLNYYKQKNHKLEDMLVTIKQEMQQMGKKLNDQRAYIAKLEKSLQHHSLKAPSQIGSSPHTPHGNKSVLQIPYESPVFLPRHASATNILWLKEAVMTAAWRSAAELMKCAFLCGSSQSLELEERSLFRKPVSAPRLSVMKALPEGRPGPATHWSYSQNPLTSHSAHSATVSRFSPSTPESYGQSSAWKSPQFKASSSFSHSASFLGFPPP from the exons ATGTCCTACTGGGTCTGCTGCAATTCCTGCTTTCTTTGCCCAAGTCCTGAGCGCAAACTGGCAGTGACGTCCTGCGGCCATGTCATCTGTAGTGTCTGCTATCAGAAAG GCAGCCATGGCCGGTGTTTGATATGCAGCAGCCAGTGCCAGGTTTCTCCTCTTTCTGACaaa AGCAGCTCAGACGTGAAGGCTTTGTTTTCTGACATCGGCGTTATGGCAACCAGACATCTGACAGAGATCAGCAAA GTTGTGGCGTTTCAGGCCCGACATCAGAAGAGGTTGCTCAATTACTACAAGCAAAAG AACCATAAACTAGAAGACATGTTGGTCACTATAAAGCAAGAAATGCAGCAGATGGGGAA gaagCTGAATGATCAGAGGGCTTACATTGCTAAGCTGGAAAAGTCTCTCCAGCACCACAG tttaaaaGCTCCGTCTCAAATCGGCAGCAGTCCTCACACCCCGCATGGAAACAAATCAG TGCTTCAGATTCCATACGAGTCTCCCGTGTTCCTCCCGCGTCACGCTTCAGCCACCAACAT CTTGTGGTTAAAGGAAGCGGTGATGACAGCGGCGTGGCGTTCAGCAGCTGAACTAATGAAGTGTGCCTTCCTGTGTGGCAGCAGCCAAAGCCTGGAGCTGGAAGAAAGGAGTCTGTTCAGGAAA CCCGTTTCTGCGCCCAGACTGTCGGTGATGAAGGCGCTGCCAGAGGGACGACCAG GACCCGCCACCCACTGGTCCTACAGCCAGAACCCACTGACCTCCCACTCTGCCCACTCAGCCACCGTCAG CCGTTTTTCTCCGTCCACTCCGGAGTCGTACGGTCAGAGTTCAGCCTGGAAGTCGCCTCAGTTCAAAGCTTCGTCCTCCTTCAGCCACTCTGCGTCCTTCCTGGGGTTCCCTCCTCCTTAA
- the rnf212 gene encoding putative E3 SUMO-protein ligase RNF212 isoform X7, which translates to MSYWVCCNSCFLCPSPERKLAVTSCGHVICSVCYQKGSHGRCLICSSQCQVSPLSDKSSSDVKALFSDIGVMATRHLTEISKVVAFQARHQKRLLNYYKQKNHKLEDMLVTIKQEMQQMGKKLNDQRAYIAKLEKSLQHHSLKAPSQIGSSPHTPHGNKSVLQIPYESPVFLPRHASATNIINVAFAESLWLKEAVMTAAWRSAAELMKCAFLCGSSQSLELEERSLFRKLGPNLHQF; encoded by the exons ATGTCCTACTGGGTCTGCTGCAATTCCTGCTTTCTTTGCCCAAGTCCTGAGCGCAAACTGGCAGTGACGTCCTGCGGCCATGTCATCTGTAGTGTCTGCTATCAGAAAG GCAGCCATGGCCGGTGTTTGATATGCAGCAGCCAGTGCCAGGTTTCTCCTCTTTCTGACaaa AGCAGCTCAGACGTGAAGGCTTTGTTTTCTGACATCGGCGTTATGGCAACCAGACATCTGACAGAGATCAGCAAA GTTGTGGCGTTTCAGGCCCGACATCAGAAGAGGTTGCTCAATTACTACAAGCAAAAG AACCATAAACTAGAAGACATGTTGGTCACTATAAAGCAAGAAATGCAGCAGATGGGGAA gaagCTGAATGATCAGAGGGCTTACATTGCTAAGCTGGAAAAGTCTCTCCAGCACCACAG tttaaaaGCTCCGTCTCAAATCGGCAGCAGTCCTCACACCCCGCATGGAAACAAATCAG TGCTTCAGATTCCATACGAGTCTCCCGTGTTCCTCCCGCGTCACGCTTCAGCCACCAACAT aataaatgttgcttttgctgAAAGCTTGTGGTTAAAGGAAGCGGTGATGACAGCGGCGTGGCGTTCAGCAGCTGAACTAATGAAGTGTGCCTTCCTGTGTGGCAGCAGCCAAAGCCTGGAGCTGGAAGAAAGGAGTCTGTTCAGGAAA CTGGGGCCAAATTTGCACCAGTTTTGA